Proteins from one Fragaria vesca subsp. vesca linkage group LG6, FraVesHawaii_1.0, whole genome shotgun sequence genomic window:
- the LOC101306452 gene encoding probable CCR4-associated factor 1 homolog 11-like yields the protein MRAGTLLCIPYHQLHHHHPYLFQTIVESRDPMQNHLLPSSHPIVLPVPRSQRIVFPVPGIINQVWHKNLGYEFKKIRNLLFWPDENHARDRCFLASIDTEFPGVLSTSDKGRLQDPHYNYEQMKYNVNATNIIQLGLTLSDRYGNFYTWEFNFSDFDIETDDHNDASIELLKTHGIDFERNKKEGIPSSEFAELCRRSGLVGNNSQIPLTWVGFQSSYDFGFFSKILTGKNLPDDMEVFMRFVKMCFGPSMFDIKHMITSLGAGLYGGLEKVAEMLGVAWAAGKSHTAGSDSLLTLKTFIELVYVCLEPAYSNTSCIETLQNFTMNMSFANAMAPCDIDKAKEVFEFLIRGEEEREKQNYDKLYSCKGLKGLCI from the coding sequence ATGCGAGCAGGTACTTTACTCTGTATTCCATATCATCAGCTTCATCACCATCATCCTTACCTATTTCAGACCATCGTCGAGTCCCGAGATCCTATGCAGAACCATCTACTGCCCAGTTCGCATCCTATTGTTCTTCCAGTTCCCCGTTCCCAACGTATTGTTTTTCCAGTCCCTGGCATAATCAATCAGGTTTGGCACAAGAATTTGGGGTACGAGTTCAAGAAAATCCGCAACTTACTGTTCTGGCCCGACGAGAACCATGCCCGTGACCGCTGCTTTCTTGCTTCTATAGACACCGAATTCCCCGGTGTACTTTCTACATCCGACAAGGGCCGTCTCCAAGATCCACACTACAATTATGAGCAGATGAAGTACAATGTGAACGCCACCAACATAATCCAACTGGGTTTGACTCTCTCGGACAGATACGGAAACTTCTACACATGGGAGTTCAATTTCAGCGACTTTGATATCGAAACTGATGATCACAACGACGCCTCAATTGAGCTTCTCAAGACTCACGGGATCGATTTCGAGAGAAACAAGAAGGAAGGCATTCCTTCTTCTGAGTTTGCAGAGTTGTGTCGGCGCTCTGGGCTGGTAGGAAACAATTCACAGATACCTTTGACATGGGTGGGTTTCCAGAGTTCTTATGATTTTGGCTTCTTCAGCAAGATTCTCACTGGAAAAAATTTGCCAGACGACATGGAAGTGTTCATGAGATTCGTAAAGATGTGCTTTGGGCCTAGCATGTTTGACATTAAACACATGATTACGAGTCTTGGTGCTGGACTTTATGGAGGTTTGGAGAAGGTGGCAGAGATGCTCGGGGTTGCTTGGGCAGCCGGGAAGAGTCACACGGCTGGTTCTGACAGTCTTTTGACATTGAAAACCTTTATCGAGCTTGTATATGTGTGTTTGGAGCCTGCATATTCTAATACCAGCTGCATTGAGACATTGCAGAATTTTACAATGAATATGAGTTTTGCGAATGCCATGGCTCCTTGTGATATTGATAAGGCCAAGGAAGTCTTTGAGTTTCTTATAAGAGGGGAGGAAGAAAGAGAGAAACAGAACTATGATAAGTTGTATAGTTGTAAAGGACTCAAGGGGCTTTGTATATAG